DNA from Salmo salar chromosome ssa24, Ssal_v3.1, whole genome shotgun sequence:
ctagagaggaatcaggctatgaggggtggccagtcctcttctggctgtgccgggtggagattataacagaacatggccaagatgttcaaatgttcataaatgaccagcatggtcaaataataataatcacagttgtcgagggtgcaacaagtcagcacctcaagagtaaatgtcagttggcttttcatagccgatcattgagagcatctctaccgctcctgctgtctctagagagttgaaaacagcaggtctgggacaggtagcatgtctggtgaacaggtcagggttccatagccgcaggcagaacagttgaaactggagcagcagcacggccaggtggactggggacagcaaggagtcatcatgtcaggtagtcctgaggcatggtcctaggactcaggtcctccgagagagagaaagaaagaaagagagaaagagagaattagagagagcatacttaaattcacacaggacaccggataagacaggagaaatactccagatacaacagactgaccctagcccccgacacataacctagtgcagcataaatactggaggctgagacaggaggggtcaggagacactgtggtcccatccgacgatacccccggacagggccaaacaggaaggatataaccccacccactttgccaaagcacagcccccacaccactagagggatatcttcaaccatcaacttaccatcctgagacaaggccgagtatagcccacaaagatctccgccacggcacaacccaagggggcgcgccaacccagacaggaagaccacgtcagtgactcaacccactcaagtgacgcacccctcatagggacggcatggaagaacaccaataagccagtgactctgtaatagggttagaggcagagaatcccagtggagagaggggaaccggccaggcagagacagcaagggcggttcgttgctccagagcctttccgttcaccttcacactcctgggccagactacactcaatcataggagagatgaagagatgagtcttcagtaaagacttaaaggttgagaccgagtctgcatctctcacatgggtaggcagaccattccataaaaatgtagctctataggagaaagccctgcctccagctgtttgcttagaaattctagggacaattaggaggcctgcgtcttgtgaccgtagcgcacatgtaggtatgtacggcaggaccaaatcggaaagataggtaggagcaagcccatgtaatgctttgtaggttagcagtaaaaccttgaaatcagcccttgccttaacaggaagccagtgtagggaggctagcactggagtaatatgatcaaatattttggttctagtcaggattctagctgccgtatttagcactaactgaagtttatttagtgctttatccgggtagccggaaagtagagcattgcagtagtccaacctagaagtaacaaaagcatggataaatttttctgcatcatttgtggacagaaagtttctgatttttgcaatgttacgtagatggaaaaatgcTGCTCTTGAAACAGTTTTtaaatgttcttcaaaagagagatcagggtccagagtaatgccgaggtccttcacagttttatttgagacgactgtacaaccatcaagattaattgtcagatttaacagaagatctctttgtttcttgggacctagaacaagcatctctgttttgtccgagtttaaaagtaaaaagtttgcagccatccacttccttatgtccgAAACACAGGCTTCttgcgagggcaattttggggcttcaccatgtttaattgaaatgtacagctgtgtgtcatctgcatagcagtgaaatgtaacattatgttttcgaatgacatccccaagaggtcaaatatattgtgaaaacaatagtggtcctgaaacggaaccttgaggaacaccaaaattgacagttgatttgtcagaggaaaaacattcacagagacaaactgatatctttccgacagatcatctctaaaccaggccagaacttgtccgtgtagaccaatttgggtttccaatctctccaaaagaatgtgattgatggtatcaaaagcagcactaagatctaggagcacgaggacagatgcagagcctcggtctgacatcattaaaaggtaatttaccaccttcacaagtgcagtctcagtgctatgatggggtctaaaaccagactcaaacatttcgtatacattgtttgtcttcagtaaGGCAGTGAgctgctgcgcaacagctttttctaacatttttgagaggaatggaagattcgatatgggtcaaggtttggctttttcaagagaggctttattactgccacttttagggagtttggtacacatccggtggatagagagtcgtttattatgttcaacataggagggccaagcacaggaagcagctctttcagtagtttagttggaatagggtccagtatgaaggtttagaggccatgattattttcatcattgtgtcaagagatatagtactaaaacactttagtgtctcccttgatcctaggtcctggaagagttgtgcagactcaggacaacgtagctttggaggaatacgcagatttaaagaggagtccgtaatttgctttctaatgatcatgatcttttcctcaaagaagttaagTGCATGGAGAATGCTGTTATTTATATCGAAAAAAAAATTaagtagatgctttttccactagaccttattcatggtttACTCACGGAATTGGTGGAATTAAGTCAAAGGCAGACAGAATACGGCGTAGCTGTAACACACCTCCATTTATTCAATCTCCACCCACAACAATAAGCAGGTGAATAGCATGATTTTCTCATGCTtgagttcaaggtcagaatacacagAAAGAAAAGTGCATAAAAGGGATTAACATTCCATTTATGCACACTTAACTCGGGTTGGAATCGGGCCAAAGTGCATTGGATGAGAAAATCCAGCCTGTCCCTCAGACCTCCTCCAAAGAGGAATTGAGGAAACCAGGACTAAGAAAACAAGGATTTGATGGCTAATAACATTTTCAGACACAGCTTTGATACTTCTTGTCCCTTGTTATTGACAGAGTAAGCTATCCCAAACATACAGTGTGTTGTCTCATGGCCCTCCTTCGAGGCTACATATGTAACCAGACATTTACTTGTGTTGTGATATTTTATGCATTTGAAGGAACAATATTCAATATCAATGGACGTAGTGTAATTCCTGGAAAGAAACTACTTACAACAACCCAATTTCCAAGGAAGCAGAAATGTCCTACCCCACCATAAAATCTACAATAGCACTGAAAGCTGATCGAGTTTGAGCaacgagagggagagaacgagacatGCATGTTTGTATGTTTATTAAGAAAAAGGGCTCTATTCAAGCCGCATCGCTTCAGCTTTATAGATTGAATAGAGCCATAAAACTTCAAGCAGGATCATACAGCAGGGTTCTGAAAATGATGAGCCCAACATACACAATGGGTCCCTGAACACAGACCCATGGTTAACTGTGATGACAAAAATACACAGTTACGCTTTctcatatttttttaattcaaaacTATATCTCAGGACATGTTACTTCGTCAACAATTACAGTATTGCATGGTCTGATTTTGTTAcatacaaaagaactgtcaaatctGTATGTCATCACAGTTGAAATAACAAAGAATAGCTTGTACTGGAGGTCTGGAAAATCCAAGAGTTACTTGGAAAGAATTTGAATGATTTACAAGGAGGCCTATCCAGCTAAAACACATTTTGGGAACAATTAACATTCTGCCATTACACACTTTATAAAGGAACAAACAAAAGCAGAATACAAATGGAAGAACAAAAGTGGAGAAGAATCAGGTGACACTGGTTCATGACATTGTCTGATTCTAAGCACAGTCTCAACTGAGCTAGATGTTTTCCTTGTTTAGTGATGAGATCATATGTTGGCTGAGGGTGGTGGTTCAGTGCCAAACTGGAGAGCAAcaaccctacaacactattactaCCAGATGCCTTCGAGGAGTACAGTTACCTAATCCAACACTAATGCATAGCCTACTTGATCATAAATTTGAGCCATGTTTTTGGATAGTTCAATGAGAGCTTCTAGCTACACTGATTTATAGAACATCTCTGAACAGTATGTATATAAAGGGCACAAGGATCAAAACACAAGCTACAAAACAAGCTGCTTCTTGGTCTGGGGAGGTTTGTATTATTTATACAATTACCACAGAGTACACTGACCTCATTAACCAGACCTTGGCCTTCAGAGTAATGCCATTAGACTGAAAACTGAAGCTGGGAAAAACAGAGAAACATTAAAATGTCCCTTCTTGAGTTGTGTTTGCTTACTGTATGTTTTACTACATTAGTATGGTGATAGCTAGCGTTACAAGATAAAAGTATACTGGTTTAATGGAATAACTGCTTATAATATCTTTATATGGTTGGATGCTAAGATAATACATGTAGTAGAAGCCACGTTTTACCAAACCTCTTCCCTGGTGCTTGTACACAACAAACTGATGATAGGGAAAGTCAGATTAGTCACAGACAATGAAGTGCCCTGGGTTTCAATTAGCACAGATTCTGCTGCGCTTGTTTGTGagaaaatgtatgtatatgttgGGCTATGACAATATGTGTGTGAATGCGTCCCTCTATGGTATTAAGGCACAGTACTGCCAACCCGTCAGGTGTATAGGTCTGGGGAACAAAATAATTAGTCCCCTCTTCTATAACTGGTGCTCCGAGTCACTATTCTAACCAGAAACCTTCCCTATGGACTTTTAGGTGCTAGAGACTAGATGCTTATCTCAGTCATTTGCATAGCGTTCAATATGACATTGTATCAATTTACATATGCATCTATCAACTGCttactacatacagtacattttctGCATGGTATGGATGAAGGGGAATTTAAGGTCAGATGCAATAAAAAGACAAGGATATCTTTTTGAGAGGAATATAGTCTCTTATTTACAGATTCTGTCTACGAAAACAGTAATATATTATGAATAGCCATATTTTCCCCTCTGCCAATATTAGACTCTTAAATACAGTACATCTCAAATCACATTAACTCACAATTCATTTTAAACAACTAGGCTATTTCAGCTGCTATAAAGCACTACATATGTATGCTCTCGATACTGTCCTCTGAgaaaatgacaaagaaaaaaaatataaatgcccACCACATCTATCTGTAGAGAATCAGAGGCCTGGACTTACTCCTCTTGTACCATATCATTGCTTATATCAGTGGAATTAGGGTCCAAACATGGTTAAGTCAGTAAAAACTACATTGTTGAAACTGTCAGACACTTAAGTGGGCCCATTTGGTTATTTTCTCCCTCACAAAACTTAAATAAAATGTCCCTCATTTCTGGGGAGGTAAAATGCTGGATTTGACCAATGAGGGACTATACAAATGAAGGACATCGGAAAGCTGAAGCTGCATTGACATTTTCTCCAACCATGTAGCTCAAAATCTGAGGGGGTAGGGACAGGGAATAGATACTCTCATCCACAGATTTGGTATACAAAAACAGTAAAATATTATTTTAAAAAACGAGCCATACTGTACATCAAACAAAATAAAGCACATAAATTCAGCAAAGTATATAATGCAATTATTTATCCTAGATTACATGCAAGATACGTTGAGGACTTCTCTGCTTCAAGGCAGACATTTTTAATACATCTGAATACGAAAAGGATGAATAAACCTTGACGGCAAAGCTGAGACTAAACTCCAATTCTAAACCAATACAAAATGAGCATTCATTTCTATTAGCAGTGGTTTGATGGTACAGGGCTTGTGACGAGAGACAACTTGTTCCCCCTCAACACACAAAGATCACATTCACTTCCTGGAGTTGCACATTATCTTGCATtaactgggtcgtgttcattaggcaccaaacttgtccaacaaagaAACTCATTCTCCATTAGAAAACGTTTAACGTTTTTTTggttgtgtgccctaatgaacacaaccatgGTCTAAATGTAGCTTCAGGTCAGATACGAAGATTTGATCCTCAAAACAAAATCTCTACAGAGGACTGAATAAGTGGCATATTGGCCATTGGTGTGGTAGTGAttacagagagaaaggcagagcagAGGATAACGTACAGGAGAGCCCATTAGTTgtcgaacaacagacagggttgTGATGTGCTCAGAGGTCAGTGGCCATTCATGATCTTGTTGGATGTTGTCGTGGACGTGCTGGCGGTGGCTCTAAAGAAGTTGTCCTCTTTGAGTTTGAGGTGTTCTGGGAGATCCAGGTTTCTCTTGGCCTCCTCGATGTCATGGTTGATTGCTGCTATGAGGGCGTCTGCAAAAACAGAGACAGGTGTGAGAATGTGTTGCCTTAGGTCTCTGAGGATTACAGTGTGTGTACAaggatggggggggggagagTATGTGTGTAtgatatagatatatacagtaccagtcaaaagtttggacacctactcattccaagggtttttctttattttgactattttctacattgtagaataatagtgaagatatcaaaactatgaaataacacatatgaagtcatgtaaaccaaaaaaaaaagtgtttaacaaatcaaaatatattttatatttgagattcttcaaagtagccaccctttgccttgatgacagctttgcacactcttggcattctctcaaccagcttcatgaggtagtcacctggaacacATTTCAATtaaaacaggtgtgccttgtaaaagttcatttgtggaatttctttccttcttcatgcgtttgagccaatcagttgtgttgtggtagggttggtatacagaagccctatttggtaaaagaccaagtccatattatggcaagaacagctcaaataagcaaagagaaacgacagtatcattactttaagacgaaggtcagtcaatgcagaaaattaagaactttgcaaaaaccatcaagcactgacttgcctagttaaacaaaggttaaataaaaataaaagcatTATGATgagtggctctcatgaggaccgccacaggaaaggaagacccagagttaactaatgaacttatcctctgcggcagaggtaccaacctcaaattgcagcccaaataaatgcttcacagagttcaagtaacagacatctcaacatcagctgttcagaggagactgcgtgaatcaggccttcatgatcaaattgctgcaaagaaaccactactgaaggacaccaataagaagaagagactgggccaagaaacatgagcaatggacattagactggtggaaatctgtcctttcatTTGATGAgaccaaattttagatttttggttccaaccgcagtgtctttgtgagacacagagtaggtgaatggatgatctctgcatgtgtggttcccatcgtgaagcatggaggtgtgatgtgtgggagtgctttgctggtgacaccgtcagtgatttatttagaattcaaggcacacaaccagcatggctaccacagcattctgcagcgatacgccctcccatctggtttgcgcttagtgggactatcatttgtttttccacaggaaaataacacaacacacctccaggcagtgtaagggcttttttgaccaagaaggagtgttggggtgctgcatcagatgacctggcctccacaatcacccaattgagatggtttgggatgagttcgaCCACAAAGTGAAGGAAATGGAGCCAACAagagctcagcatatgtgggaactccttcaagactgttagaaaagcattccaggtgactacctcatgaagctggttgagagaatgccaagagtgtgcaaagctatcatcaaggcaaagggtggctactttgaagaatcttaaataacacttttttggttactacatgatttaatgtgttatttcatagatttgatgtctccactattattctacaatgtagaataacagtaaaaataaagaaaaacccttgaatgaggtggtgtgtccaaacttttgactggtactgtatctcacACACGTACACCAGTACTCACTCTTACCAAGCGAGTCATAGCTCCTCTCTGGACGGATGTAGCCCACCATGACTACACTGAGGATCTGTCCATAGAAATCTTCTTTAAACGTGTGTATCACATGAGTCTCCTGCAATACACATCAATCAATAAACATCTGAATCAATAACCATCAGCATGTGACCACTACAAGTCCCAATAAACATATATACTAAGGAAAACAAAGCAGTCACCACTACCACCAAGTCTGATTCTCTTCAGAAATCACAGTCTTCATATACACCACAAAAAAACACTAACAATACAAGTCAAATAAGCATGTTTACACTAGGGTTGGGCAGGTATACAATCATTTTGAAATACCGGAGGTATGATAATAAATGTCAATGTTTGCACTTTTTAAACAAATACCTGCAATCAATGTGTGCACTGGTTGAAAGATAAAGCTACTTACATTTTACttatgacattttagtcatttagcagacgctcttatccagagcgacttacagtagtgaatgcatacatttcttttttttttgtgctggccccccgtgggaatcgaacccacaaccctggcgttgcacacaccatgctctaccaactgagctacagggaaggctcccCAACGCAGTGTGTGTCATCTTATGTCAATGTCCGCGAACCTATGTATTGTAAACCTATGTATTGTAAACCTATGTATTGTAAACCTATGTATTGACATAGGTCTTTGACAAGCCATAGTCACAGCACTACTTCCGCTAAAATGTCTATGGCAGGGTCATCACTAGTTAACAAAGCCAcagtcataattatggctaaaccctgctcatttctacagtagctcttaaaaatgtattttaaacctaaccaacaccacactgttaaccctatgtctaaaccctaaccttaaattacgTCTAAAAAgctagccaattttgactttgtggctgtgttaactagtgacgaccccTATGGCAATGTGTGTGGAGATGGCTATAACGTATACCAGGATAATACCATATAAGGTAGTATGACATCATACCGGGATAATACCATATAAGGTAGTACGGTATAAGGTAGTATGACAATCTGAATAGCgtccaacaccttgtagagtccatgacaaaactaattgaggctgttctgagggcaaaagggggtgtaactcaatattaggaaggtgttcctaatgtttggtatacccagtgtatataggCTTAAATACTTTTATATAGACTACATGGGTGGGCGAGCTGGACTTGCCATGGATTTCTTGGTGTTTTTGTAGTAGGGGTTCCAGCCGATGCTCATCACCATCTTGTGGACGTCTCCGCTGCCCACGCATGCCCAGCCATAGTAGATCCCTGTGCTGATGTCGCCAGGGAGGTGCTCCACCACTGAGTCTGGGAAGTTGGCTGTTCAGAAGAGACATTAAAAGGACATTTAAGTCAATCAATCCAATGTGTCTGCAGTGAGTGTCCATTTGATCACTAACTCACTCAAAAAAGGACAAAGGTATTTCCATGTTTGTCTGAAAAGGGTAAAGGTTGACTTCACTGGCAATAGTCTTAACTTGACAGTATTCTTATTGACCAAGTAGTCGCATTCCATCAAATGCATTTCTGCCTGACCTTGTAAGGACGCTTTTATCTTTCATGTTGGAAGCAGAATCCCTTTAGGATTCCATGAATGACATTGAAAACGAAGCAATGTGTTCAGCCAAAACCAAACAGCTGTACTGGCTAAGGTCACACAAGAGAAACGGGTTAGCCTACCATCAGTAGCCAAAAAGAGAACAGAAAACAGACTGAGGGAAGAGGTTGCTTATATTCTAATACCTGAAAAATGGTGGCTCAATGGAGGCCAATATGCAAAAGGATTATTTGTGATTTCCATTTGAATGCTTTCCCCATCTGTGTGGGCCTACTGATGTAAGAGTTCTGACCAtaggcgcaactttcactggggacatgagatccatgctggacaaccCGGCCTtctatctacgaccaatctagtAAATATTTAatgcattttcctttttcaaatgggcggttatttagaatgcataagatactgtatttacggtAGCATAGCTGCCTACGGCCCGATAGAGACACTAAATCTTTTTGTTCCtcaatcttcccgctctttcattcaaaacccaaccccctttctttgtgtaaccagccgtcatatctgttccgtccgctagggactttttcctttatgacatcatttgtaatcaatgtatgatcaattctgtgtagatgtaattctttaggtatttagtaaataaataattaaaccaaattttgtattgctgattcaacttgttagccggGGTTCATGAAGATAActaagaatttacaactttcagatgagactgaataaagtgacaattaaatattgactgctactgatgtaaaaaattactaggtctttaagagtttatttggaagataacagctctataaacattcattcctggtgccccgactttctagttaattacatttacctgattagcttaaatcaggtaatattaattacagagaaattattttatagaatagcatgtcatttcacttaatccggcatagccaaagacacgacagctcataagtaagcatttcactgtacggtctacacctgttgtatttggcgcatgtgactaataaaattagatttttgcctcaatcacactACACCTGAATCAAATGATGAAACCAGCAGCCAAATGATTGAAGACCGATATTCTGACATTTGACAATGAAATGTGAGTTTTTATTTGAGTCAGTATAGCAA
Protein-coding regions in this window:
- the rfk gene encoding riboflavin kinase, which produces MKSLPYFSRGEVVRGFGRGSKELGIPTANFPDSVVEHLPGDISTGIYYGWACVGSGDVHKMVMSIGWNPYYKNTKKSMETHVIHTFKEDFYGQILSVVMVGYIRPERSYDSLDALIAAINHDIEEAKRNLDLPEHLKLKEDNFFRATASTSTTTSNKIMNGH